Part of the Chloroflexi bacterium ADurb.Bin180 genome, CCGGTCGGGTTGGTCTCGCAGGTGGCTGGCTGGGAGTGGCTGAGCAGGGTGCACTTGCACCCGCGAACTGCAGCCACGCTGATTCTCGTGGCTATCCCGAGCTATGTGCTGTTTGCCGGATTGATGGTCGCTCTCGGCAACTCGGTGGCCGATGCCCAGGAGAGCCAGCAGGTGGGGGGCGTTCTGTCGCTGGTCTTTATGCTGCCCATCTACGCCATTCAGGCCATGGTCGAACAGTCCAGCGGCCCGTTGGCGGTGGGCCTGTCTCTGTTTCCGCTGACTTCACTGGTCTCGTACTGCCTGCTCACCGGGTTCAGCTCTGTGCCACTGTGGCAGATCTCGGCCAGTGTGGCGATCCTCGTGTTGAGTGCCGCCGGTGCGGTCTGGCTGGCGGCGCAGGCGTTTCGGCTGGGCATGCTGCGCTATGGTCAACGTGTGGACTGGCGTGAGCTGCTGGGGGTCAGCAACCGCACCAGGCCCTCCCTGCCGGCAGAAAGGAGGCAGCCATGACCCCGAGGGTCGCTTCGCTCAGCAAGACCTGGCTGGTGCTGCGCAACGAAGTGGTAACGCAGGTCAGCCGCCGGTCGTGGATTCTGGCGACCTTTGGCCTGCCGCTCGTGGTGGCAGTGATCATGCTCGTGCCGCCGCTGCTGCGGCGCGAGTCGCCGGCGATGCCGGTGGAACCAACTGCCCCCGCTGTGGTCAACGTTCTGGAGGGCTATGTCGACCAGAGTGGGTTGGTGCGCGAGCTGCCCCCGGGCACAGAAAAGGTGCTGCGCGCGTATGCGGACGAAGCTGCAGCGAGCCAAGCTCTGGTTGCAGGGGATATCGCCGCCTACTACGTTGTGCCGCCGGACTATGCCGAAACGGGCCAGTTCTCCTACGTGCTGCCCGATCCCAAGGCCTTTTCACTTGACGGTCAGTCCTGGGTGATGAGCTGGGTGTTGGCGGTGAACCTGGTCGGCGGCGACGAGGAGCTGGCAAACGAGTTGTGGGAACCAGCCAGGTTGAGCTATCGTGCCTTGACCGCGGAGGCCAGCCCTGAAGTGGGTGAGGGGTGGGCCTACTGGATTCCTTTTGGGGCAGCGATGATTCTGTATGTGATCACCATCATGGCCTCGAGCCTGTTGCGCAGCAGCATGGGCGATGAGCACAAGAACCGCCTGCTGGAGATCATGATGGTGTCGCTGAACCCGTTCGAGCTGCTGACAGGCAAGATCGTGGCACTGGCCTTCGTGGGCTTGCTGCAGACCGCGGTCTGGGCGGGAACAGGGTACCTGCTGTTGCGGTTCAGCGGCACGGCCACGACTCTGCCGCCAGCTGCGGCAGTGCCGCTCAGTTTGCTGTTGTGGTCGCTGCTCTTCTTTCTGCTGGGCTATGGTGTCTATGCCACGCTGCTGGCGGGGCTGGGCGCGCTCACCGGGC contains:
- a CDS encoding ABC-2 family transporter protein, with the protein product MTPRVASLSKTWLVLRNEVVTQVSRRSWILATFGLPLVVAVIMLVPPLLRRESPAMPVEPTAPAVVNVLEGYVDQSGLVRELPPGTEKVLRAYADEAAASQALVAGDIAAYYVVPPDYAETGQFSYVLPDPKAFSLDGQSWVMSWVLAVNLVGGDEELANELWEPARLSYRALTAEASPEVGEGWAYWIPFGAAMILYVITIMASSLLRSSMGDEHKNRLLEIMMVSLNPFELLTGKIVALAFVGLLQTAVWAGTGYLLLRFSGTATTLPPAAAVPLSLLLWSLLFFLLGYGVYATLLAGLGALTGPNVPGSSTADFVIIWPMMIPIFFLSIIIPDANGLAAVALSLFPPTAPIAMITRLAVGGVPWWQPVLSALLLAVTVALILRAVARAFRTQVLLGGQPVTSRRYLALLLGRE